Proteins co-encoded in one Rhopalosiphum maidis isolate BTI-1 chromosome 2, ASM367621v3, whole genome shotgun sequence genomic window:
- the LOC113553992 gene encoding transcription initiation factor TFIID subunit 11-like isoform X2 produces MSKYILVTMTCSSIKIIYLTILWTLVCPSLQCFSLLNPNYIILLTCIQSLQCIPITLKVPEESYDKITKVLKNNPSLLNQLIAQSENPNSKISFLPQRGISNFLPNFGTGLPTINNPVTVALPTETMIGGRKFVLTNRASLYGNLFKKLASAVTSPVKQSLSYFKNLGQNQGITQDVLKLISNNLNNNNEKEVGEVVEEEEEEEEEEEERPKRSKKKKGTKKKVSKTSDDEDDELSDEGGNKGNNKRKKGASKTNANNMSPEKSSEEKNGDDEEDTSGDRGRNKANGIRKKGASKTNPKKNNKSPEKSSGEKNSEEEGEDPKKTSGSGSGSGADNGRGAGSGSTEGGSSNGNGSGSGSGSGGN; encoded by the exons ATG AGCAAATACATACTCGTTACAATGACGTGCTCgtcaatcaaaataatttatttaacaatattatggacATTAGTCTGCCCGTCGCTACAATGTTTCTCTCTGCtga acccaaattatataattcttttGACATGCATCCAATCACTTCAATGTATACCGATTACGTTAAAAGTGCCCGAAGAAAGTTACGACAAAATAACCAAAG TTCTTAAAAACAATCCTAGTttgttaaatcaattaattgcACAATCTGAAAACCCAAActcaaaaatttcatttttacctCAGAGAG gaatatcaaattttttaccGAATTTTGGTACTGGCCTACCTACCATTAATAATCCTGTAACTGTTGCACTACCGACAGAAACTATGATTGGAGGTCGAAAATTCGTGTTGACTAATAGAGCCAGTTTATATggaaatttattcaaaaaattagcTTCAGCAGTAACATCGCCAGTAAAACAatcattaagttattttaaaaatttgggaCAAAATCAAGGCATTACACAAGATGTACTGAAattgatttcaaataatttaaacaataataatgaaaaagaaGTTGGAGAAGTAgtagaagaagaagaagaagaagaagaagaagaagaagaaagaCCAAAAAGatctaaaaagaaaaaaggcaCGAAAAAAAAGGTTTCAAAAACAAGTGACGACGAAGACGACGAATTGAGTGACGAGGGCGGAAATAAGGGAAACAACAAGAGGAAGAAAGGCGCGAGTAAAACAAATGCAAACAATATGAGTCCAGAAAAAAGCagtgaagaaaaaaatggcGATGATGAGGAAGATACATCGGGTGACCGAGGCAGGAACAAGGCAAATGGTATAAGAAAGAAAGGTGCAAGTAAAACaaaccctaaaaaaaataataagagtcCAGAAAAAAGCAGCGGTGAAAAAAATAGTGAGGAGGAAGGTGAGGATCCGAAAAAAACTAGCGGCAGTGGCAGTGGTAGTGGCGCAGATAACGGCAGAGGTGCTGGTAGTGGTAGTACTGAAGGTGGTAGTAGTAATGGTAATGGAAGTGGCAGTGGCAGTGGTAGTGGTGGAAATTGA
- the LOC113553992 gene encoding transcription initiation factor TFIID subunit 11-like isoform X1 gives MSKYILVTMTCSSIKIIYLTILWTLVCPSLQCFSLLNPNYIILLTCIQSLQCIPITLKVPEESYDKITKVLKNNPSLLNQLIAQSENPNSKISFLPQRGKLTNGISNFLPNFGTGLPTINNPVTVALPTETMIGGRKFVLTNRASLYGNLFKKLASAVTSPVKQSLSYFKNLGQNQGITQDVLKLISNNLNNNNEKEVGEVVEEEEEEEEEEEERPKRSKKKKGTKKKVSKTSDDEDDELSDEGGNKGNNKRKKGASKTNANNMSPEKSSEEKNGDDEEDTSGDRGRNKANGIRKKGASKTNPKKNNKSPEKSSGEKNSEEEGEDPKKTSGSGSGSGADNGRGAGSGSTEGGSSNGNGSGSGSGSGGN, from the exons ATG AGCAAATACATACTCGTTACAATGACGTGCTCgtcaatcaaaataatttatttaacaatattatggacATTAGTCTGCCCGTCGCTACAATGTTTCTCTCTGCtga acccaaattatataattcttttGACATGCATCCAATCACTTCAATGTATACCGATTACGTTAAAAGTGCCCGAAGAAAGTTACGACAAAATAACCAAAG TTCTTAAAAACAATCCTAGTttgttaaatcaattaattgcACAATCTGAAAACCCAAActcaaaaatttcatttttacctCAGAGAGGTAAATTGActaatg gaatatcaaattttttaccGAATTTTGGTACTGGCCTACCTACCATTAATAATCCTGTAACTGTTGCACTACCGACAGAAACTATGATTGGAGGTCGAAAATTCGTGTTGACTAATAGAGCCAGTTTATATggaaatttattcaaaaaattagcTTCAGCAGTAACATCGCCAGTAAAACAatcattaagttattttaaaaatttgggaCAAAATCAAGGCATTACACAAGATGTACTGAAattgatttcaaataatttaaacaataataatgaaaaagaaGTTGGAGAAGTAgtagaagaagaagaagaagaagaagaagaagaagaagaaagaCCAAAAAGatctaaaaagaaaaaaggcaCGAAAAAAAAGGTTTCAAAAACAAGTGACGACGAAGACGACGAATTGAGTGACGAGGGCGGAAATAAGGGAAACAACAAGAGGAAGAAAGGCGCGAGTAAAACAAATGCAAACAATATGAGTCCAGAAAAAAGCagtgaagaaaaaaatggcGATGATGAGGAAGATACATCGGGTGACCGAGGCAGGAACAAGGCAAATGGTATAAGAAAGAAAGGTGCAAGTAAAACaaaccctaaaaaaaataataagagtcCAGAAAAAAGCAGCGGTGAAAAAAATAGTGAGGAGGAAGGTGAGGATCCGAAAAAAACTAGCGGCAGTGGCAGTGGTAGTGGCGCAGATAACGGCAGAGGTGCTGGTAGTGGTAGTACTGAAGGTGGTAGTAGTAATGGTAATGGAAGTGGCAGTGGCAGTGGTAGTGGTGGAAATTGA
- the LOC113553992 gene encoding protein qua-1-like isoform X3: MTCSSIKIIYLTILWTLVCPSLQCFSLLNPNYIILLTCIQSLQCIPITLKVPEESYDKITKVLKNNPSLLNQLIAQSENPNSKISFLPQRGKLTNGISNFLPNFGTGLPTINNPVTVALPTETMIGGRKFVLTNRASLYGNLFKKLASAVTSPVKQSLSYFKNLGQNQGITQDVLKLISNNLNNNNEKEVGEVVEEEEEEEEEEEERPKRSKKKKGTKKKVSKTSDDEDDELSDEGGNKGNNKRKKGASKTNANNMSPEKSSEEKNGDDEEDTSGDRGRNKANGIRKKGASKTNPKKNNKSPEKSSGEKNSEEEGEDPKKTSGSGSGSGADNGRGAGSGSTEGGSSNGNGSGSGSGSGGN; this comes from the exons ATGACGTGCTCgtcaatcaaaataatttatttaacaatattatggacATTAGTCTGCCCGTCGCTACAATGTTTCTCTCTGCtga acccaaattatataattcttttGACATGCATCCAATCACTTCAATGTATACCGATTACGTTAAAAGTGCCCGAAGAAAGTTACGACAAAATAACCAAAG TTCTTAAAAACAATCCTAGTttgttaaatcaattaattgcACAATCTGAAAACCCAAActcaaaaatttcatttttacctCAGAGAGGTAAATTGActaatg gaatatcaaattttttaccGAATTTTGGTACTGGCCTACCTACCATTAATAATCCTGTAACTGTTGCACTACCGACAGAAACTATGATTGGAGGTCGAAAATTCGTGTTGACTAATAGAGCCAGTTTATATggaaatttattcaaaaaattagcTTCAGCAGTAACATCGCCAGTAAAACAatcattaagttattttaaaaatttgggaCAAAATCAAGGCATTACACAAGATGTACTGAAattgatttcaaataatttaaacaataataatgaaaaagaaGTTGGAGAAGTAgtagaagaagaagaagaagaagaagaagaagaagaagaaagaCCAAAAAGatctaaaaagaaaaaaggcaCGAAAAAAAAGGTTTCAAAAACAAGTGACGACGAAGACGACGAATTGAGTGACGAGGGCGGAAATAAGGGAAACAACAAGAGGAAGAAAGGCGCGAGTAAAACAAATGCAAACAATATGAGTCCAGAAAAAAGCagtgaagaaaaaaatggcGATGATGAGGAAGATACATCGGGTGACCGAGGCAGGAACAAGGCAAATGGTATAAGAAAGAAAGGTGCAAGTAAAACaaaccctaaaaaaaataataagagtcCAGAAAAAAGCAGCGGTGAAAAAAATAGTGAGGAGGAAGGTGAGGATCCGAAAAAAACTAGCGGCAGTGGCAGTGGTAGTGGCGCAGATAACGGCAGAGGTGCTGGTAGTGGTAGTACTGAAGGTGGTAGTAGTAATGGTAATGGAAGTGGCAGTGGCAGTGGTAGTGGTGGAAATTGA